From Lampris incognitus isolate fLamInc1 chromosome 13, fLamInc1.hap2, whole genome shotgun sequence, one genomic window encodes:
- the LOC130122775 gene encoding polyribonucleotide nucleotidyltransferase 1, mitochondrial: MRRLLRLGPSFTRLNVRFCHQSVYSSHATQRKVGVDLGEKKLEISTGRFARFADGSAVVQMGDTSVMVTTVSKTKPSPSQFMPLVVDYRQKAAAAGRIPTNYLRRELGTTDNEILTSRLIDRAIRPLFPAGYFYDTQVLCNLLAVDGVNDPDVLAINGASAALAVSDIPWSGPIGAVRVGLVDGEFLINPTRREMASSSLNLIVAGAPSSQVVMIEASAENVLQQDFCHAVKLGVKHTQQIIHAIQQLVREHRVTKRTPVKMFSAPPNIVEHVRWRAAEKIQAVFTDYTHDKISRDDAVNKIRLETEEELKEKFPQAEPFEIIESFNTVCKDIFRSLVLNEYRRCDGRELTALRNISCDADIFKPLHGSALFQRGQTQVLCSVTFDSLESSVKADIITTALSGVKDKNFMLHYEFPPYATNEVGKMGGINRRELGHGALAEKALRPVIPKDFPFTIRVSAEVLESNGSSSMASACGGSLALMDAGVPISSAVAGVAIGLISKPNPDKPTEIQDYRLLTDILGIEDYLGDMDFKLAGTNKGINALQADVKIPGLPLKLVMEAIQQATVAKKEVLGIMNKTISKPRATRKENGPVVENIRVPVSRRARFVGPGGYNLRRLQAQTGVTISQVDEETFSVFAPTPGAMNEAQDFINEICKDDQEQQLEFGAVYTATITEIRDIGVMVKLYPNMSAVLLHNSQLDHKRIRHPTALGLEVGQQIQVKYFGRDPTDGRMRLSRKVLQSPAATVVKTLSDKHSITMGTEDEQASRTSS, encoded by the exons gAAACTTGAGATTTCTACTGGAAGATTTGCCAGATTTGCTGATGGATCAGCCGTTGTCCAG ATGGGGGATACCTCGGTGATGGTGACCACTGTCAGCAAAACCAAGCCTTCTCCATCCCAGTTCATGCCTCTTGTG GTGGATTATAGGCAGAAGGCAGCTGCTGCGGGCCGGATACCCACTAACTACCTGAGAAGAGAACTGGGCACCACTGACAATGAGATCCTTACTAGCAGACTCATAG ATAGGGCAATTCGACCTCTCTTCCCTGCCGGTTACTTCTATGACACTCAG GTCCTGTGTAATCTTCTAGCTGTAGATGGCGTCAACGATCCAGATGTGTTGGCTATCAACGGAG CATCCGCTGCTCTCGCTGTGTCTGATattccttggagtggaccaattG GTGCGGTACGTGTGGGCCTTGTTGATGGAGAATTCCTGATTAACCCTACAAGGAGGGAGATGGCATCAAGCTCTCTCAACCTTATTGTGGCTGGAGCCCCCAGCAGTCAAGTGG TGATGATCGAGGCCTCGGCCGAGAACGTGCTGCAGCAGGACTTCTGCCACGCGGTGAAGCTGGGAGTCAAACACACCCAGCAGATAATTCATGCCATTCAGCAGCTGGTGAGAGAACATCGTGTCACTAAACGCACCCCGGTCAAGATGTTCTCAGCCCCGCCCAACATAGTGGAACACGTGCGATG gAGAGCTGCAGAAAAGATTCAGGCTGTGTTCACTGACTACACTCATGATAAG ATTTCAAGAGATGATGCTGTCAACAAAATAAGACTAGAAACAGAGGAAGAGCTAAAAG AGAAATTCCCTCAGGCTGAACCCTTTGAGATCATTGAATCCTTCAACACTGTGTGCAAAGACATTTTCCGCAGTCTGGTGCTGAACGAGTACAGGAG GTGTGATGGCCGAGAGCTGACTGCTCTGAGGAACATCTCCTGTGATGCAGACATCTTCAAACCTCTTCATGGCTCAGCTCTGTTCCAGAGAGGACAAACGCAG GTACTCTGTAGCGTAACGTTTGATTCCCTGGAATCCAGTGTCAAAGCGGATATTATCACCACAGCTTTAAG TGGCGTCAAAGACAAGAACTTCATGCTCCATTATGAA TTCCCTCCATATGCAACCAATGAGGTTGGCAAGATGGGAGGAATAAACAGAAGAGAGCTTGGCCATG GGGCCTTGGCTGAGAAAGCTCTGAGACCAGTCATTCCTAAAGACTTTCCTTTCACCATCAGAGTATCTGCAGAGGTGCTGGAGTCCAATG GTTCCTCATCGATGGCCTCAGCTTGTGGAGGCAGCCTGGCTCTGATGGATGCAG GTGTCCCCATCTCCTCTGCTGTGGCAGGGGTGGCTATTGGTCTCATTTCCAAGCCCAACCCAGACAAGCCAACGGAAATTCAAGACTACAGATTACTCACTGATATTCTG GGAATAGAGGATTACCTGGGAGACATGGACTTCAAATTGGCAGGAACGAACAAGGGTATCAATGCATTACAG GCAGATGTGAAGATTCCAGGCTTGCCCCTTAAACTGGTAATGGAGGCTATCCAGCAGGCCACAG TTGCCAAGAAAGAGGTCCTTGGCATCATGAACAAAACTATATCCAAACCAAGAGCAACTAGGAAGGAGAATGGACCTGTTGTTG AGAACATCCGAGTGCCTGTCTCTAGAAGAGCTCGCTTTGTTGGCCCAGGGGGGTATAACCTTCGTAGGCTTCAAGCTCAAACAG GTGTGACAATCAGTCAGGTGGATGAGGAGACATTCTCTGTGTTTGCACCAACGCCAGGGGCCATGAATGAAGCTCAGGACTTCATCAACGAGATCTGCAAAGATGAT CAAGAACAACAGCTGGAGTTTGGTGCTGTCTACACTGCTACGATCACTGAGATAAG GGACATTGGCGTCATGGTGAAACTCTATCCAAATATGAGTGCTGTCTTACTGCATAACTCACAATTGGACCACAAACGG aTCAGACATCCGACTGCTTTGGGGTTGGAGGTGGGGCAGCAGATACAG GTTAAATACTTTGGACGAGACCCAACAGACGGCAGAATGAGGCTTTCACGGAAGGTTCTCCAGTCTCCGGCGGCGACTGTTGTCAAGACGCTGAGCGACAAACACAGCATCACTATGGGAACAGAAGATGAGCAGGCGAGCAGGACATCTTCGTGA